The Numida meleagris isolate 19003 breed g44 Domestic line unplaced genomic scaffold, NumMel1.0 unplaced_Scaffold328, whole genome shotgun sequence genomic sequence CTGGGACAACTTAAGGGATGACAAAGTCATGGGGACGCcatgggggacaatggggacaccaCAAAGGACAAGAGTGTGGTGAGGACTTCATAGGTGTCCTGGGGACATCATAGGGGACAGTGGGATTGTGGGGATTCCATAGGGGATGACGGGGTCATGGGGACACTgcaggggacatggggacaccctGAGCACGCATGGGGCTATGGAGATCCCACAGAGCATGGGGAGAtgctctgtgcacagcactgcacgCTGCTCATTGCACGGTGCTAGACGCTGCTCATTGCACGGTGCTGCACGACATCGGTGCACggtgctgctcagctcctggtGCACAGCATTGCACGGTGCTGCACGTTGCTTGTTGCACGGTGCTGCACACAACGTCAGTGCACATTGCTCCTCAGCCCCTGGTGCACAGCATTGCACGTTGCTCAGTGCACGAGGATGCACACCATTGCATGTTGCTCGTTGCACGGTGCTGCACACAACGTCAGCGCACATTGCTCCTCAGCTCCTGGTGCACCGCGCTGCACGGTGCTCGTTGCACGGAGCTGCTCAGCACTTTGCAGTTTCCTGCTCTGTCGCCACTTCCCGGTGGTTTATCAGCACCCACAGCCGCTGCTGGAGCCCTGCACGTGGCCGTGCACACGCGTGAGGATCGCACGTTGGCGCATGCACAAGTGTGAGCACGAGCAGCCGTGCACCTGCACAAGGGTTTGCACGCGTCCTGCAGCTTTGCGACAGCATGAGCACCTGTGCATGGAATGCGAGCAGCTGCGTGCACGGTGCAAGCGTGCAGAAGTGCAGGCATCCGTGCAACAGCATGAGCAGGGGTGTGCTGTCCCCAAGCTGTCCCAAAATTGTCCCCAAACTGACCCCACGTTGTCCCCCACCTGTCCCCAACTTGTCCTCAAGCTATCTCCATGCTATCCCCAAGTTGTCCCCATGCTCTCTCCATGTCATCTCCCTGTTGTCCCCAAGTGGCCCCCATGCTGGCTCCAAACTGTCCCCAGATTGTCCCCACGTTGTCCCCAAGTCGTCCCCAAGCTGCCTCCATGCTGTCCTCGCACTGTCCCCAAGTTGTCCCCAAGCTatccccatgctgtccccaagGGGTCCCAAAATTGTCCCCAAACTGTCCCCAAGTGGTCCACAACTTGTCCCCATGTCatcccccagctgtccccaACTTGTCCCCATGCTATCCCCAATttgtccccacgctgtc encodes the following:
- the LOC110391243 gene encoding uncharacterized protein LOC110391243 (The sequence of the model RefSeq protein was modified relative to this genomic sequence to represent the inferred CDS: added 73 bases not found in genome assembly) → MHTIACCSLHGAAHNVSAHCSSAPGAPRCTVLVARSCSALCSFLLCRHFPVVYQHPQPLLEPCTWPCTRVRIARWRMHKCEHEQPCTCTRVCTRPAALRQHEHLCMECEQLRARCKRAEVQASVQQHEQGCAVPKLSQNCPQTDPTLSPTCPQLVLKLSPCYPQVVPMLSPCHLPVVPKWPPCWLQTVPRLSPRCPQVVPKLPPCCPRTVPKLSPSYPHAVPKGSQNCPQTVPKWSTTCPHVIPQLSPTCPHAIPNLSPRCPHVASLLSPTCPQAEATLDPQGQRCPPCSWGQGPPRSPGDIPSLGDARRATDVPKSRVTRWHLDGILTAEGARRDPPQNSPFFLCVCVGGGGGKSAHFGERRTINKFTD